A genome region from Dehalococcoidia bacterium includes the following:
- a CDS encoding mandelate racemase/muconate lactonizing enzyme family protein gives MKITDIQINLLTPPVDAPASFVGRPGRMLVRVFTDEGITGIAEGSRGYGVFNAYLEDVIKPLLIGMDPLQPRRIWELLMLGDGERATRLPSQIVGSIDVAIWDIMGKAAGMPLHKLLGGAARTEIPLYWSRGSGWRKSPGEMLEEVQEGYERGFRAFKIRMDWRDYRQDADPDKDFAIFRAVREWLPDDVPLGFDANCGYSVSTAILQGRKMEEVGGLAHFEEPLPQYDFPGLRQVVDALDVPISTGEQELSSWRFRDLIDLGNPDILQPDILNVGGVSEIMRVYEIAVARNKVIMPHSPNIGANSLASLHAYSTVGNAIRPHEFSEEFTGPSEQVAELFVDPIIPEGGTITLSDRPGLGLEIDESALARWTAD, from the coding sequence ATGAAGATCACCGATATTCAGATCAACCTGCTTACACCGCCTGTGGATGCGCCGGCTTCGTTCGTTGGGAGACCGGGGAGGATGCTCGTTCGGGTCTTTACGGACGAGGGCATCACCGGTATCGCTGAGGGCTCGCGCGGGTACGGCGTGTTCAACGCGTACCTGGAAGACGTCATCAAGCCGCTGCTCATCGGTATGGACCCGCTTCAGCCTCGCAGGATATGGGAGCTGCTGATGCTCGGCGACGGCGAGCGCGCCACGAGGCTGCCCTCGCAGATCGTCGGATCCATAGACGTCGCCATCTGGGACATCATGGGCAAGGCGGCGGGTATGCCGCTACACAAGCTGCTCGGAGGCGCGGCGCGGACCGAGATCCCGCTGTACTGGAGCAGAGGCAGCGGCTGGCGCAAGTCGCCTGGAGAGATGCTCGAAGAGGTGCAGGAGGGCTACGAGAGAGGCTTCCGCGCGTTCAAGATTCGCATGGACTGGCGCGACTACAGGCAGGACGCCGACCCGGATAAGGACTTCGCGATCTTCAGGGCAGTCCGCGAGTGGCTGCCGGACGACGTGCCGCTCGGATTCGACGCCAACTGCGGCTACTCCGTGTCCACGGCGATCCTGCAGGGTCGCAAGATGGAAGAGGTGGGAGGACTTGCCCACTTCGAGGAGCCGCTGCCGCAGTACGACTTCCCCGGACTCAGGCAGGTGGTGGACGCGCTCGACGTCCCGATCTCGACCGGAGAGCAGGAGCTCTCCTCGTGGCGATTCAGGGACCTCATCGACCTGGGCAACCCCGACATCCTTCAGCCGGACATCCTGAACGTAGGCGGCGTGTCGGAGATCATGCGCGTGTACGAGATTGCCGTGGCGCGCAATAAGGTAATCATGCCGCACAGCCCGAACATCGGCGCGAACTCGCTGGCCAGCCTGCACGCGTACAGCACTGTGGGCAACGCGATCAGGCCGCACGAGTTCTCCGAGGAGTTCACGGGACCGTCGGAGCAGGTGGCCGAGCTGTTCGTCGACCCGATCATTCCTGAAGGCGGGACGATCACGCTGTCGGACCGACCGGGACTGGGCCTCGAGATAGACGAGAGCGCGCTTGCGAGGTGGACCGCGGACTAA
- a CDS encoding CocE/NonD family hydrolase, whose amino-acid sequence MADGTAVLNGVKMMLGVDVPMRDGVELSTDIYLPEVDGSAPAILIRTPYNNNDEGMVKDCMYFASRGYAAVCQDVRGRWDSPGEWYPFRHEAEDGFDTQEWIGAQEWCDGNVGTAGGSYVAMVQWQAAPLRSKYLKAMVPRVGYSNFYHNWAYTGGAFQLAFNLRWIAIQMHTRTNQVQYLWLPEGNHISNLFWHLPLNTMDEAAGRDNRYWKDWVAHPDYDDYWKGMRPIEERYNEIDVPTYGMGGWFDVFLQGTLNNFMGVKKHGMEPGKSNQKVVIGPWIHSLGAAGTETVDVVKFDLMNEHLRWFDYWLKGIDNGVTDEPPVRVFVMGANEWKAASDWPIPGTAFTRHYLHSRGNANSMFGDGTLDRSAPGAESPDEFVYDPNHPVMTVGGSTCCGEELTPVSMGPRDQQQVEWRPDVLVYTTPPLEQDVEVTGPVSMTLYAASDAPDTDFTAKLVDVAPTDVAINVAQGIIRARYRDSWEEPTLLEPGEVYEYNIDLWSTSNRFLKGHRIRVEVSSSNFPQFDRNPNTGHEFGADDETRVANQTVYHDAERPSHITLPIVPVE is encoded by the coding sequence ATGGCTGACGGCACTGCGGTTCTCAATGGGGTCAAGATGATGCTTGGCGTGGACGTTCCGATGCGGGACGGGGTCGAGCTTTCCACTGACATCTACCTGCCCGAGGTGGACGGGTCTGCTCCTGCGATCCTGATACGGACTCCGTACAACAACAACGATGAAGGCATGGTGAAGGACTGCATGTACTTCGCCAGTCGCGGGTACGCGGCGGTCTGCCAGGACGTGCGCGGACGCTGGGACTCTCCGGGGGAGTGGTACCCATTCAGGCACGAGGCCGAGGACGGCTTCGACACACAGGAATGGATCGGCGCTCAGGAGTGGTGCGACGGCAACGTCGGGACTGCGGGTGGATCGTACGTCGCGATGGTGCAGTGGCAGGCCGCTCCGCTGCGCAGCAAGTACCTGAAGGCTATGGTGCCGAGGGTCGGCTACTCGAACTTCTACCACAACTGGGCGTACACCGGAGGCGCGTTCCAGCTCGCGTTCAACCTCCGCTGGATCGCGATCCAGATGCACACGCGCACCAACCAGGTGCAGTACCTGTGGCTCCCCGAGGGCAACCACATATCGAACCTGTTCTGGCACCTGCCGCTGAACACGATGGATGAGGCCGCCGGTCGCGACAACAGGTACTGGAAGGACTGGGTCGCTCATCCCGACTACGACGACTACTGGAAGGGCATGAGGCCGATCGAGGAGCGCTACAACGAGATCGACGTGCCGACGTACGGCATGGGCGGCTGGTTCGACGTGTTCCTCCAGGGCACGCTCAACAACTTCATGGGCGTGAAGAAGCACGGCATGGAGCCCGGCAAGAGCAACCAGAAGGTCGTCATCGGGCCGTGGATACACAGCCTGGGTGCCGCTGGAACAGAGACCGTCGACGTGGTCAAGTTCGACCTGATGAACGAGCACCTGCGCTGGTTCGACTACTGGCTCAAGGGCATCGACAACGGCGTCACGGACGAGCCGCCCGTCAGGGTCTTCGTCATGGGCGCTAACGAGTGGAAGGCGGCGTCCGACTGGCCCATCCCGGGCACTGCGTTCACTCGGCACTACCTGCATAGCAGAGGCAACGCCAACTCTATGTTCGGCGACGGTACGCTCGACAGGTCGGCGCCGGGCGCAGAGTCGCCGGACGAGTTCGTGTACGACCCGAACCACCCGGTGATGACCGTCGGCGGAAGCACCTGTTGCGGCGAGGAGCTGACGCCGGTGTCGATGGGTCCGCGAGACCAACAACAGGTCGAGTGGCGTCCTGACGTGCTCGTGTACACTACCCCACCGCTCGAGCAGGACGTCGAGGTGACCGGGCCGGTGAGCATGACGCTGTACGCGGCGTCGGACGCGCCCGACACCGACTTCACGGCGAAGCTGGTGGACGTCGCTCCGACAGACGTGGCGATCAACGTCGCGCAGGGGATTATCCGCGCGAGGTACCGGGACTCCTGGGAGGAGCCGACGCTGCTGGAGCCGGGTGAGGTCTACGAGTACAACATCGACCTGTGGTCGACGAGCAACCGGTTCCTGAAGGGGCACCGGATTCGTGTCGAGGTGTCGAGCAGCAACTTCCCACAGTTCGACCGCAACCCGAACACGGGTCACGAGTTCGGCGCGGACGACGAGACGAGGGTCGCGAATCAGACCGTGTATCACGATGCTGAGCGGCCATCACATATTACATTGCCGATAGTGCCGGTGGAGTAG
- a CDS encoding Uma2 family endonuclease translates to MTTRPVGTASTTNLADVFYPESDGMPLPDGEFQSPLFREIVGTLETHFNDRPNVHVNGNTFIYYEKGNPQRLVSPDCYVAFDISMESIERNNTYLIWEVGKPPDFVLEIGSPSTGRTDLVDKRELYAELEIGEYWLFDATGGDFYGEPLVGERLVESWSVNLTEWCGGTALCWGWTCAGTMVICVTTTLKQKGGC, encoded by the coding sequence ATGACGACCAGACCTGTAGGCACAGCTTCCACCACTAATCTCGCCGATGTTTTCTACCCAGAATCGGACGGTATGCCTTTGCCTGACGGAGAGTTCCAAAGTCCCCTGTTCCGCGAGATCGTGGGTACACTTGAAACCCACTTCAACGACCGTCCTAATGTCCATGTCAACGGCAACACCTTCATATACTACGAGAAGGGCAACCCTCAACGCCTGGTTTCACCTGACTGCTACGTGGCCTTCGACATCAGCATGGAGTCGATAGAGAGAAATAACACTTACCTGATCTGGGAGGTGGGAAAACCGCCAGACTTCGTGCTGGAGATAGGCTCTCCAAGTACGGGGAGAACTGATCTTGTAGACAAGCGTGAACTGTACGCTGAACTGGAGATCGGGGAGTACTGGCTGTTCGATGCCACAGGTGGTGACTTCTACGGCGAGCCACTCGTGGGCGAGCGGTTGGTCGAGAGCTGGAGCGTGAATCTGACGGAATGGTGCGGGGGCACAGCCCTATGCTGGGGCTGGACCTGTGCTGGGACGATGGTCATCTGCGTTACTACGACCCTGAAGCAGAAAGGTGGCTGCTGA
- a CDS encoding type II toxin-antitoxin system VapC family toxin, producing the protein MHSRHDELSGGTDWVIDYMHGRQQVVQRFDELSSQGIGLSYISLAETYDGMLDAPDRLEAEQGLQSFLDEIEEILPISDPICRVFASERRRLRASGNRLEDFDLLIGSTAIHHGLTLLTNNRRHFQRMTGLNIISA; encoded by the coding sequence TTGCACTCACGACATGATGAACTATCTGGTGGAACAGATTGGGTCATCGACTACATGCACGGTCGTCAGCAAGTGGTCCAACGCTTTGATGAGTTGTCTTCCCAAGGCATTGGTCTGAGCTACATCTCCCTGGCAGAGACTTATGACGGCATGCTGGATGCTCCTGACAGACTGGAAGCTGAGCAGGGTTTGCAGAGCTTCCTTGACGAAATCGAAGAGATCCTGCCTATAAGCGATCCCATCTGCCGCGTCTTTGCCTCAGAACGCCGTCGGCTCAGGGCCTCTGGCAATCGACTGGAAGATTTCGATCTTCTGATTGGATCCACTGCGATACACCATGGCCTCACGCTACTCACCAATAACCGCCGACATTTCCAGAGAATGACGGGGTTGAACATCATTTCTGCATAG
- a CDS encoding class I SAM-dependent methyltransferase, giving the protein MNDYTSATYGDRIASVYDGFYGTTDVKERVDVMEELAAGGRALELGVGTGIYALPLAARGVEVHGIDSSSAMVDQIRAKDGGEAIPVTIGDFGDVDVEGTFSLVFVISNTFFMLTSQEEQVRCFQNVASHLDESGVFLVHAFVPDPAMYDGGQHLSADLPDLSSVRFNVSIHDAMNQLIDFRHVALTEQGIQMYPGRLRYVWPSEMDLMARLAGLRLRERWADWSRSPFSSQSRSHVSIYEKCDS; this is encoded by the coding sequence ATGAACGACTACACCTCCGCCACATACGGCGACCGCATCGCCAGTGTTTACGATGGATTCTACGGGACAACAGACGTCAAAGAACGCGTCGACGTCATGGAAGAGCTCGCAGCCGGCGGCAGGGCGCTGGAGCTTGGAGTCGGCACAGGGATTTACGCGCTTCCCCTCGCGGCTCGAGGCGTGGAGGTCCACGGAATAGACTCCTCAAGTGCAATGGTCGATCAGATCCGCGCCAAGGACGGTGGCGAGGCCATACCGGTGACCATCGGAGACTTTGGGGACGTCGATGTGGAGGGAACGTTCTCGCTGGTCTTCGTCATCTCCAACACCTTCTTCATGCTCACGTCGCAGGAAGAACAGGTCAGGTGCTTCCAGAACGTCGCGTCCCACCTGGACGAGTCAGGAGTCTTCCTGGTCCACGCCTTCGTCCCTGACCCTGCGATGTATGACGGAGGCCAACACCTGAGCGCCGACCTCCCTGATCTGTCGTCGGTCCGGTTCAACGTGTCCATCCACGACGCCATGAACCAGTTGATAGATTTCAGACACGTTGCCCTGACTGAACAGGGAATCCAGATGTATCCGGGACGGCTGCGATACGTGTGGCCGTCGGAGATGGACCTGATGGCGCGCCTGGCCGGACTTCGCCTCCGGGAGAGGTGGGCCGACTGGAGCCGCTCGCCGTTCTCGTCACAGAGTCGATCGCACGTGTCCATCTACGAAAAGTGCGACTCCTGA